A single Paenibacillus sp. FSL R5-0517 DNA region contains:
- the ilvN gene encoding acetolactate synthase small subunit, which yields MIRHTISILVNDQPGVLQRVSGLFGRRGFNIESITVGQSEEPGLSRMVIVTIGDDKTLEQIEKQLYKIIDVIKVVDFSLKPMVARELALIKVKAEPSERPEILGVVETFRASVVDVGPGSLIVQVVGDTDKIDAMIELLKPYGIRELSRTGITALVRGNA from the coding sequence ATGATTAGACATACGATTTCAATATTGGTTAACGATCAGCCAGGCGTCCTTCAGCGGGTATCGGGGTTGTTCGGTCGACGCGGATTTAACATTGAGAGTATTACAGTGGGTCAATCAGAAGAACCCGGACTCTCCCGGATGGTTATTGTCACCATTGGTGACGATAAAACGCTGGAGCAGATTGAGAAACAATTGTACAAAATCATCGATGTGATCAAAGTGGTTGATTTCAGCCTGAAACCGATGGTAGCCCGTGAACTTGCCCTGATCAAAGTTAAAGCAGAGCCTTCCGAGCGTCCTGAGATTCTGGGTGTGGTTGAAACATTCCGCGCATCCGTTGTAGATGTTGGTCCAGGCAGCCTGATTGTTCAGGTGGTTGGAGATACGGACAAAATTGATGCAATGATTGAGTTGCTCAAGCCATACGGCATTCGCGAATTGTCCCGTACAGGCATAACTGCATTGGTACGCGGTAACGCATAA
- the ilvC gene encoding ketol-acid reductoisomerase codes for MPVTTYYEQDAELNVLKGKTIAVIGYGSQGHAQAQNLRDSGLNVVIGLREGKSFDSAKNDGFEVLSPAEATSRADVVQILLPDETQASVYKNEIEPNLKEGAALLFSHGFNVHFGQIVAPKNSDVLLVAPKSPGHMVRRTYVEGFGVPGLIAIEQDATGKAKEIGLAYAKGIGCTRAGVIETSFREETETDLFGEQAVLCGGVSALVKAGFETLTEAGYAPEMAYFECLHELKLIVDMMYEGGLASMRDSISNTAEYGDYVTGPRVVTEDTKKAMKEVLTDIQQGKFARDFILENQSGRAFLTATRRNEAEHPIEVVGGQLREMMHWIKK; via the coding sequence ATGCCAGTAACTACTTATTATGAACAGGATGCAGAGCTTAACGTATTGAAAGGAAAAACGATTGCGGTAATCGGTTATGGTAGCCAGGGCCACGCCCAAGCCCAAAACCTTCGTGATAGCGGATTGAACGTGGTCATCGGACTTCGTGAAGGTAAATCCTTTGACTCCGCAAAAAATGACGGATTTGAAGTTCTGTCCCCGGCTGAAGCAACAAGCCGTGCAGATGTAGTTCAAATCTTGCTTCCTGACGAAACTCAAGCTTCTGTATACAAAAACGAAATCGAACCAAACCTCAAAGAAGGCGCTGCATTGCTCTTCTCCCACGGTTTCAACGTTCATTTCGGTCAAATCGTTGCTCCAAAAAACAGCGATGTATTGCTGGTAGCTCCTAAGTCCCCTGGTCACATGGTACGTCGTACTTACGTGGAAGGTTTTGGTGTACCGGGCTTGATCGCGATCGAGCAAGATGCAACGGGTAAAGCTAAAGAAATCGGTTTGGCTTATGCTAAAGGTATCGGTTGTACACGCGCAGGGGTTATCGAAACTTCATTCCGTGAAGAAACAGAAACTGATTTGTTCGGTGAGCAAGCTGTTCTGTGTGGTGGCGTAAGTGCTTTGGTAAAAGCGGGATTCGAAACTTTGACAGAAGCGGGTTACGCTCCTGAAATGGCATACTTCGAATGTCTGCACGAACTGAAGCTGATCGTTGACATGATGTATGAAGGCGGACTTGCAAGTATGCGTGATTCCATCAGTAACACAGCTGAGTACGGTGACTATGTAACTGGACCTCGCGTTGTAACGGAAGATACGAAGAAAGCAATGAAAGAAGTGCTGACGGATATCCAACAAGGTAAATTCGCACGTGACTTCATTCTGGAGAACCAATCCGGTCGTGCATTCTTGACAGCAACTCGTCGTAACGAAGCTGAACACCCAATCGAAGTGGTTGGCGGACAATTGCGTGAGATGATGCACTGGATCAAGAAGTAA
- a CDS encoding 2-isopropylmalate synthase, with the protein MRKIYVFDTTLRDGEQSPGVNLNTREKVEIAHQLERLGIDRMEAGFPAASPGDLAAVNAVAKAVKNVTVIGLSRSREQDIDAVKEALKGAQDPCIHVFLATSPIHRQHKLRMEKGQVLDTARSAIRYAKKTFSKIEFSLEDAGRTEYDFLVEMVNMAVEEGAAVVNIPDTVGYLSPYEYGNIFKHLKENVHGIEKVQLSAHCHNDLGMATANTLAAILNGADQIEGTINGIGERAGNTAIEEIAMALETRQEFFQAKTSLQLSEIARTSRLVSRLTGMVVPGNKAIVGANAFAHESGIHQDGMLKEKTTYEIMTPESIGLKESKLVLGKHSGRHAFRERLIDLGYELEEEALNRAFAQFKELADKKKEVTDEDLLAVIEEKLQDAPEVYKLESIFVTYGDESVPTAKVRIATLDGDTVEKQAEGNGSVDAIYNAIDQVSGEDVTLSDYSIKSVTHGKDALGEVHVVLTQNQVSVQGRGVSTDILGASARAYVDGLNQLIEKRKTYTNRVNVNL; encoded by the coding sequence GTGCGTAAAATCTATGTATTTGACACAACGCTGCGTGATGGAGAGCAATCCCCGGGAGTCAATCTGAACACTCGTGAAAAGGTGGAAATTGCCCATCAGCTCGAGCGGCTTGGCATTGACCGGATGGAAGCTGGTTTCCCGGCGGCATCTCCAGGCGACCTGGCAGCTGTCAATGCAGTAGCAAAAGCGGTTAAAAATGTTACCGTAATTGGCTTGTCCCGTTCCAGAGAGCAAGACATTGATGCGGTTAAGGAAGCACTTAAAGGTGCACAGGACCCATGTATTCACGTTTTCCTGGCAACTTCACCTATTCACCGCCAACATAAATTGCGTATGGAAAAAGGGCAGGTACTGGATACAGCTCGTTCCGCGATTCGTTATGCGAAGAAAACATTTTCGAAGATCGAGTTCTCACTTGAGGATGCAGGTCGTACTGAATATGATTTCCTCGTGGAAATGGTGAATATGGCTGTTGAAGAAGGCGCAGCCGTAGTGAATATTCCGGATACGGTGGGTTACCTCAGTCCATATGAATACGGAAACATTTTCAAACATCTCAAGGAGAATGTGCACGGGATTGAAAAGGTACAGCTGAGTGCCCACTGTCATAATGACCTGGGTATGGCGACCGCCAATACACTAGCAGCCATCCTCAACGGGGCCGATCAGATCGAAGGTACGATCAATGGCATTGGTGAACGTGCAGGTAACACGGCGATCGAGGAAATTGCTATGGCGCTGGAGACACGTCAGGAATTTTTCCAGGCGAAAACCTCGTTGCAGTTATCTGAAATTGCACGGACCAGTCGTTTGGTTAGCCGTTTGACAGGTATGGTTGTGCCAGGAAACAAAGCCATTGTTGGGGCGAATGCCTTTGCACATGAATCCGGCATTCACCAGGACGGCATGCTGAAGGAAAAAACAACGTACGAAATTATGACGCCAGAGTCCATCGGTTTGAAGGAAAGCAAGCTTGTACTGGGTAAACATTCCGGTCGTCATGCCTTCCGTGAGCGGTTGATCGATCTTGGCTATGAGTTGGAAGAAGAAGCATTGAATCGGGCATTTGCCCAGTTCAAAGAGCTGGCTGATAAGAAAAAAGAAGTTACTGACGAAGATCTGCTTGCCGTAATTGAAGAGAAATTGCAGGATGCACCCGAGGTGTATAAACTGGAATCGATCTTTGTTACGTACGGAGATGAATCGGTACCAACAGCCAAAGTCCGCATTGCAACGCTTGACGGGGATACGGTTGAGAAGCAGGCGGAGGGTAATGGATCGGTAGATGCGATCTACAATGCGATTGACCAAGTAAGTGGGGAAGATGTAACGTTGTCTGACTATTCGATCAAATCGGTAACACATGGCAAGGATGCATTGGGTGAAGTACATGTTGTGCTGACTCAAAATCAGGTTTCCGTACAAGGACGTGGTGTAAGCACAGATATATTGGGTGCAAGTGCACGTGCCTATGTAGACGGTCTGAATCAATTAATTGAGAAACGCAAGACATACACAAATCGTGTAAATGTGAACCTGTAG
- a CDS encoding aldo/keto reductase, translating into MQYSYLGKSGLKVSRICLGTMNFGPATDEKEAFRIMDAALDAGVNFFDTANIYGWGENSGLTEEIIGRWFNQGGGRREKVVLATKVYGSMHDDTDGPNNEAGLSAYKIRRHLEGSLRRLQTDHIELYQMHHVDPAVSWNELWGAFENAVHQGKIGYVGSSNFAAWQIAIAQSEANNRHFLGLVSEQHKYSLNCRLPELEVLPAAKELGLGVIPWSPLDGGLLGRNALQKLEGTRSGGIAGRIEQQQTQLEDFAALCRDLGEPQDTVALAWVAANPAVTAPIIGPRTLEQFETALKCLDVTLDEAVLKRLDEIFPGPGGHAPNAYAW; encoded by the coding sequence ATGCAATATTCGTATTTGGGTAAATCAGGCCTCAAGGTCAGTCGAATCTGTCTCGGTACCATGAATTTCGGGCCTGCTACAGATGAAAAAGAAGCTTTCCGCATTATGGACGCAGCACTCGATGCAGGGGTAAACTTTTTTGATACCGCTAACATCTACGGGTGGGGTGAAAATTCTGGGCTTACCGAAGAAATTATCGGACGCTGGTTCAATCAGGGCGGTGGCAGACGTGAAAAAGTAGTTTTGGCCACCAAAGTCTATGGCTCCATGCATGATGATACAGATGGCCCCAACAACGAAGCTGGCCTCTCTGCCTATAAAATCAGACGGCATCTGGAGGGTTCCCTCCGCCGCTTGCAGACCGATCATATCGAACTGTATCAGATGCACCATGTTGACCCAGCTGTATCATGGAATGAACTGTGGGGTGCATTTGAGAATGCCGTTCATCAAGGTAAAATCGGTTATGTAGGGTCAAGCAACTTTGCTGCATGGCAGATTGCAATCGCTCAAAGCGAAGCCAACAACCGCCATTTCCTTGGCCTTGTTTCCGAACAGCATAAATACAGCCTCAACTGTCGTTTGCCTGAGTTGGAAGTACTGCCTGCTGCCAAAGAACTGGGCCTCGGCGTCATTCCATGGAGTCCGCTTGATGGTGGGTTACTGGGACGTAATGCTCTGCAGAAGCTGGAAGGAACACGCAGTGGCGGCATCGCGGGACGAATTGAGCAGCAACAGACTCAGCTTGAAGACTTCGCAGCGCTCTGTCGTGATCTCGGTGAACCACAGGATACGGTGGCTTTGGCATGGGTTGCAGCCAATCCCGCAGTAACCGCTCCAATTATTGGACCGCGTACACTCGAGCAGTTTGAGACCGCACTCAAATGTCTGGATGTGACTTTGGATGAAGCCGTGCTCAAACGTCTGGATGAGATTTTCCCAGGTCCAGGTGGACATGCACCTAATGCATACGCGTGGTAA
- the leuB gene encoding 3-isopropylmalate dehydrogenase: MADVKKIAVIAGDGIGPEVVAEAEKVLKRTEEVFGYRFETEHALFGGIAIDEKGTPLPEETLSVCKSADAVLLGAVGGPKWDNNSKELRPETGLLGIRKALGLFSNLRPAVVFDCLKDASTLKPEVLEGTDLMVVRELTGGIYFGEKFRRESAQGEEAVDTCAYNVTEVERIVRQAFEIAQGRRKKLASVDKANVLETSRLWREVVNRVAPDYPDVELEHVLVDNCAMQLLRRPASFDVIVTENMFGDILSDEAAMLTGSIGMLASASLGEGSFGLYEPVHGSAPDIAGQGLANPIATILSLALMFRTTFGYAEGADAIEAAVSNVLNAGHRTSDIAVDKSTAISTTEMGDLIVAAIQKQA, translated from the coding sequence ATGGCAGACGTGAAAAAAATTGCAGTTATTGCAGGTGACGGAATCGGCCCTGAAGTCGTAGCTGAGGCTGAGAAAGTGCTTAAACGTACGGAGGAAGTATTCGGTTATCGTTTTGAGACAGAGCATGCCCTGTTTGGCGGAATCGCGATTGATGAGAAGGGTACACCTCTTCCAGAAGAAACACTGAGCGTGTGTAAAAGTGCAGATGCAGTCCTGCTTGGAGCGGTTGGCGGTCCAAAATGGGATAACAACAGCAAGGAGCTTCGCCCGGAAACAGGCCTGCTGGGTATTCGCAAAGCACTCGGATTGTTCTCCAACCTGCGTCCGGCTGTCGTATTTGATTGCTTGAAGGATGCCTCAACGTTGAAGCCGGAAGTACTTGAAGGTACAGATCTGATGGTAGTACGTGAATTGACAGGTGGTATCTACTTCGGTGAGAAGTTCAGACGTGAAAGTGCACAGGGTGAAGAGGCCGTAGATACTTGTGCATATAATGTAACAGAAGTGGAGCGGATCGTTCGTCAGGCATTCGAAATTGCGCAAGGACGTCGCAAGAAGCTGGCTTCTGTAGACAAAGCCAACGTATTGGAAACTTCCCGTCTCTGGCGTGAAGTTGTGAATCGGGTAGCACCGGATTATCCGGATGTTGAACTGGAGCATGTGTTGGTAGACAACTGTGCGATGCAATTGCTTCGTCGCCCAGCCAGCTTCGATGTTATTGTAACGGAAAACATGTTCGGAGATATCTTGAGTGATGAAGCAGCGATGCTGACGGGTTCCATCGGTATGCTTGCATCTGCATCACTAGGAGAAGGCAGCTTCGGACTCTATGAGCCGGTACACGGTTCTGCACCGGATATCGCAGGTCAAGGCCTCGCTAATCCGATTGCAACCATTCTCTCTTTGGCGTTGATGTTCCGCACAACCTTTGGTTATGCAGAAGGTGCGGATGCCATTGAAGCAGCTGTGTCGAATGTATTGAACGCAGGACACCGCACGAGTGATATTGCTGTAGACAAGAGCACAGCGATCAGCACGACCGAAATGGGCGATTTGATTGTAGCGGCTATTCAGAAACAGGCGTAA
- a CDS encoding peroxiredoxin gives MAERLVGRPAPDFAMETVSGDGQDFGSVKLSDYRGKWLVFFFYPLDFTFVCPTEITALSVASEQFKALDTEILGVSVDSVHSHKAWINTPVDSNGLGQLNFPLASDITKQVAKDYGVLIEEEGVALRGLFIIDPEGELKYQVVNHNDVGRSVEETLRVLQALQSGGLCAMNWKPGDNNL, from the coding sequence ATGGCAGAACGTTTGGTTGGTAGACCAGCACCGGATTTCGCAATGGAAACAGTATCGGGAGATGGACAAGATTTTGGTTCCGTTAAACTGTCCGATTATCGTGGCAAATGGCTTGTATTCTTCTTTTATCCTTTGGACTTCACATTTGTGTGCCCAACTGAAATTACAGCTTTGAGCGTTGCTTCTGAGCAATTCAAAGCTTTGGATACTGAAATCCTTGGCGTGAGCGTAGACTCCGTACACAGCCACAAAGCATGGATCAACACACCTGTAGACAGCAATGGTCTGGGTCAATTGAACTTCCCGCTGGCTTCCGACATCACGAAGCAAGTGGCTAAAGATTACGGCGTTCTGATCGAAGAAGAAGGCGTAGCATTGCGCGGCCTGTTCATTATCGATCCAGAAGGCGAATTGAAATATCAAGTGGTTAACCACAACGATGTAGGCCGTAGTGTTGAAGAAACACTTCGCGTACTGCAAGCACTGCAATCCGGCGGATTGTGTGCAATGAACTGGAAACCAGGCGACAACAACCTGTAA
- a CDS encoding PAS domain-containing sensor histidine kinase, whose protein sequence is MISEFQDTVPQPTDGFPPVHLDNNKYENVLEHLDSGIMLFDSHGVLTFINVQMAKLLELPRSLLSGCTLMQMLHHPQMSRFKKKKILRIYRETIFHRKRYHELIDEYGRHWLVTVTYGDQMDGDFLFSVKDVSDYKQIEQTAYQNDKLAMLGRISASIAHEIRNPLTAIRGFIQLLRPHLLQLGKDEYARIILTEIDRANDIIYEFLNSSKPSAPQKTVMSVDSLLKEVVLLTESEGLMKGCEIVLDEGDAPLNVSIDVKQIKQVILNMVKNAMDAIEEVGEEHTGLIRISTATENKFVQISIADNGHGMDHNTLVRLFDPFFTTKESGTGLGLSVSYRIIKNHGGTISVDSKKGEGTRFMIMLPLVF, encoded by the coding sequence ATGATTAGTGAATTTCAGGATACAGTGCCTCAACCAACGGATGGATTCCCGCCTGTGCATCTGGATAACAACAAGTACGAGAATGTACTGGAACATCTGGATAGCGGTATTATGTTGTTTGACAGTCACGGTGTATTGACGTTTATTAACGTTCAGATGGCAAAGTTGTTGGAACTTCCGAGAAGTCTGTTGAGCGGCTGCACCCTGATGCAAATGCTGCATCATCCGCAGATGAGCCGATTCAAGAAAAAGAAAATTTTACGTATTTATCGGGAAACCATTTTTCATCGTAAGCGCTATCATGAGTTGATCGATGAATACGGCAGGCATTGGCTGGTTACTGTAACGTACGGTGATCAGATGGATGGCGACTTTTTGTTCAGCGTCAAAGATGTATCTGATTATAAACAAATCGAACAGACCGCTTATCAAAATGACAAACTTGCGATGCTGGGGCGGATTTCAGCATCTATTGCTCATGAAATTCGTAATCCGTTGACTGCAATCCGTGGGTTCATCCAACTGCTCAGGCCCCATTTGCTGCAGCTCGGCAAAGACGAGTACGCGCGAATCATACTGACGGAGATTGATCGGGCGAACGACATCATCTACGAATTTTTGAATTCTTCCAAACCATCGGCTCCACAGAAGACCGTGATGTCTGTCGACTCTTTACTCAAAGAGGTGGTCCTGCTGACAGAAAGCGAAGGTTTGATGAAGGGATGCGAGATCGTCCTGGATGAAGGGGATGCCCCGCTGAATGTGTCCATTGATGTCAAACAGATTAAGCAGGTTATTTTGAATATGGTGAAAAATGCAATGGATGCGATCGAGGAAGTTGGTGAAGAACATACCGGTCTAATTCGAATATCTACTGCCACGGAAAACAAGTTCGTGCAGATCTCCATCGCGGATAACGGTCATGGGATGGACCATAATACGCTTGTACGTCTGTTTGATCCATTCTTCACGACCAAGGAGAGCGGAACGGGACTTGGACTGTCAGTAAGCTACCGAATCATCAAGAACCATGGAGGTACCATCTCTGTGGATAGCAAAAAAGGCGAGGGTACGCGGTTTATGATTATGTTGCCTTTGGTATTTTGA
- a CDS encoding MoxR family ATPase: MEIQGMERMNQQLMDHVGKVIVGKEHTIELVMTAIIASGHVLLEDVPGTGKTMLAKSVASSLDCTFQRIQFTPDLLPSDLTGIHFFNQKEGDFEFRPGPLFANLVLADEINRATPRTQSSLLECMEERQISIDGSTRQLERPFIVIATQNPVDNQGTFPLPEAQMDRFMMKIRMGYPSSEESVEILRRTVARRSVDDLTAVISREELLKAQDTYKTVQINEDLLRYIIQLTEATRQHPELSLGVSPRGAQALLKASQAWAALHGRDFVLPDDIKVLAVPVLAHRLVFRNRIRQQEGLAERIIQELLNQTEVPTENLATSGR; encoded by the coding sequence ATGGAAATCCAAGGAATGGAACGAATGAATCAACAATTGATGGATCACGTGGGAAAAGTAATTGTGGGAAAAGAGCATACCATTGAGCTGGTGATGACAGCGATTATAGCGTCAGGACATGTACTGCTGGAGGATGTACCGGGTACCGGGAAAACGATGCTCGCCAAATCGGTGGCCTCTTCATTGGACTGCACCTTCCAACGGATACAGTTTACACCAGACTTGCTGCCCTCTGACTTAACAGGAATTCACTTTTTTAATCAAAAAGAAGGTGATTTTGAATTCAGACCGGGGCCCTTGTTTGCCAATCTTGTACTAGCCGATGAAATTAACCGGGCTACACCGCGTACGCAATCAAGCTTGCTGGAGTGCATGGAAGAACGCCAGATCAGTATCGACGGCTCAACGAGACAGCTGGAACGGCCATTTATCGTTATCGCCACCCAGAACCCCGTAGATAATCAGGGAACTTTTCCGCTACCTGAGGCTCAGATGGATCGTTTTATGATGAAAATTCGCATGGGTTATCCAAGCAGTGAAGAGAGTGTAGAAATCTTGAGACGTACGGTAGCCAGACGCTCTGTTGATGATCTCACGGCAGTGATCAGTCGTGAAGAACTTTTGAAGGCGCAGGATACGTATAAAACCGTGCAAATCAACGAAGATTTGCTACGATATATCATTCAGTTAACGGAAGCGACAAGGCAACATCCTGAGCTCTCACTTGGCGTAAGTCCACGCGGGGCTCAGGCATTACTTAAGGCAAGTCAGGCATGGGCTGCACTGCATGGCAGAGACTTTGTTTTGCCTGATGATATTAAGGTTCTGGCGGTACCTGTGCTGGCCCACCGACTTGTATTTCGTAACCGGATCAGACAACAAGAAGGCTTGGCGGAGCGTATCATCCAGGAACTTCTGAATCAGACAGAAGTGCCTACGGAGAATCTCGCTACAAGCGGGCGTTAA
- a CDS encoding DUF58 domain-containing protein gives MALLWLVLVGGIVVVIHGVWFGRPALRKLKYSRQFSKLRCYAGDELEMVETISNEKRVSVPWLRLESMMPVSFVFRSGSGMDISQGEIYQNHKSIFTLKPFTRITRKHPFTCTQRGIYPLNTATMTGGDLFGVWRSTKPIPLQMSMVVYPSLVNAEDLPAIYQVWQGEVEVSRWIVEDPFLILGVRPYGAGDPMNRIHWKASARTGELQVYKQGWTADPQSWIVVNIQESADMWSVVTRPEKIERALRYAATAAVDAIGRGLPAGFAHNGYHVGGGRDTLRIEPDYGTPHLERLLEAMAETELKCMVPMEQFLNDEVRLNEEAQQIRSYLLITSYVSAAMEHEIARLHEQGHRVTILPVEDVKGNTKAVSA, from the coding sequence ATGGCATTATTATGGCTTGTCCTTGTTGGAGGCATTGTCGTTGTTATACATGGTGTGTGGTTCGGACGACCTGCACTGCGAAAGCTCAAGTACAGTAGACAATTCAGCAAGCTGCGTTGTTACGCTGGAGATGAACTTGAGATGGTGGAGACGATATCGAATGAGAAGCGAGTCTCCGTACCGTGGCTCAGACTTGAATCGATGATGCCCGTGTCGTTTGTATTTCGTTCCGGCTCAGGTATGGATATTAGCCAAGGCGAAATCTATCAGAACCACAAGAGTATTTTTACGTTGAAACCGTTTACTCGTATTACGCGCAAACATCCTTTTACATGTACTCAGCGTGGGATTTATCCATTAAATACAGCAACGATGACAGGTGGGGATCTCTTTGGCGTGTGGCGTTCCACCAAACCGATTCCTTTGCAAATGTCTATGGTCGTGTATCCTTCATTAGTGAATGCAGAGGATCTTCCTGCAATTTATCAGGTATGGCAGGGAGAAGTGGAAGTATCACGATGGATCGTTGAAGATCCTTTCTTGATTCTGGGTGTTCGGCCTTATGGCGCAGGCGACCCCATGAATCGCATTCACTGGAAAGCGAGTGCACGTACAGGTGAATTACAAGTCTACAAGCAGGGATGGACAGCTGATCCGCAATCCTGGATTGTAGTCAATATTCAGGAATCTGCAGATATGTGGAGTGTTGTCACTCGACCCGAAAAGATTGAACGGGCACTCCGTTACGCTGCCACGGCTGCAGTGGATGCTATCGGTAGAGGGCTACCGGCAGGCTTCGCCCATAATGGTTATCATGTGGGTGGCGGCCGCGATACACTTCGGATTGAGCCAGATTATGGCACACCCCATCTGGAAAGATTATTGGAAGCTATGGCGGAGACAGAGCTGAAATGCATGGTACCCATGGAGCAATTCCTGAATGATGAAGTACGGTTGAATGAAGAAGCACAACAAATCCGAAGCTATCTGCTGATTACATCCTATGTATCAGCCGCTATGGAGCATGAGATTGCACGTCTGCATGAACAAGGACATCGTGTGACGATTCTCCCGGTAGAAGACGTAAAGGGGAATACGAAGGCGGTGAGTGCATGA
- a CDS encoding aldolase catalytic domain-containing protein, whose product MKTNHCKIVDCTIRDGGLVNNWDFSVDFVQQLYAGLNEAGVDYMEIGYKNSPKLLKGAEEAGPWRFLNDDFLRKVIPQKGNTKLSALVDVGRVDENDILPRSESMLDLIRVACYSKDVDKALALVQTFHDRGYETTLNIMALSNVMENELLEAFELIKESTVDVVYIVDSYGSLDHNDVKYLVEKFKTHLPNKRLGVHTHNNMQLAFSNTLVAAELGVELLDASVYGMGRAAGNCPTELLVAHLKGTKYNLRPVLGVLEQLMVPLREKEEWGYILPYMITGALDEHPRSAMAIRSSEDKDKVVDFYDKLTTPEVNFDK is encoded by the coding sequence ATGAAGACAAATCATTGCAAAATTGTAGATTGTACGATCCGTGATGGCGGATTGGTAAATAATTGGGACTTTAGCGTGGACTTTGTTCAACAGCTGTATGCTGGGTTGAATGAAGCTGGCGTTGATTATATGGAAATTGGATACAAAAACTCTCCGAAGTTACTGAAAGGTGCTGAGGAAGCAGGACCATGGCGTTTCCTGAATGATGATTTCTTGCGTAAAGTGATTCCTCAAAAAGGCAATACCAAACTGTCTGCACTGGTTGACGTTGGACGTGTGGACGAGAATGATATCTTGCCTCGCAGCGAGAGCATGCTAGATCTGATCCGGGTTGCCTGCTACAGCAAAGATGTAGATAAGGCGCTTGCGCTGGTTCAAACATTCCATGATCGTGGATATGAAACTACACTTAATATTATGGCACTCTCTAATGTTATGGAGAATGAGCTGCTCGAAGCATTTGAATTGATCAAAGAAAGTACTGTGGATGTTGTCTACATTGTCGATTCTTACGGTAGTCTGGATCATAATGATGTGAAATATCTGGTAGAGAAGTTCAAGACTCATTTGCCTAACAAACGTCTTGGTGTTCACACACATAATAATATGCAGCTTGCGTTTTCTAACACATTGGTTGCGGCGGAACTTGGCGTTGAGCTGCTTGATGCCTCTGTGTATGGTATGGGACGCGCGGCAGGAAACTGTCCAACCGAATTGCTGGTAGCTCATCTGAAAGGAACTAAATACAATCTGCGTCCAGTACTTGGTGTATTGGAACAGTTGATGGTTCCACTGAGAGAAAAAGAAGAATGGGGTTACATTCTGCCTTACATGATTACAGGGGCGTTGGACGAGCACCCACGTTCAGCGATGGCGATTCGCTCATCGGAAGACAAGGATAAGGTCGTTGATTTCTATGATAAATTAACAACGCCAGAAGTGAATTTTGATAAGTAA